A region of Mycolicibacterium brumae DNA encodes the following proteins:
- a CDS encoding PTS ascorbate transporter subunit IIC → MGWLASFAEFIVNEILAVPAYLIGIITAVGLIALRKSTGQVIGGALKATLGFLLIGAGATLVVKSLEPLGVMISGAAGQQGVVPTNEAIVGIAQQEFGARVAWLMILGFAISLVLARFTPLHYVFLTGHHILFMATLLTMVLATGELPAWAVIVLGGFLLAVVMVSLPAISQPWTRRITGDDSIAIGHFGTLGYIASGITGRFVGGAKSKSTEDLKLPEGLRFLRDSMVATALSMVLMYLVVSLIYLSRVGGDTAFTAYADDTGAGAATGVGNFLMKGVTEGLSFGVAVAVILFGVRTILGELVPAFQGIAERVVPGAVPALDAPIVFPYAQNAVLIGFLSSFAAGLVGLAVLSLWLGPAFGLVLVLPGLVPHFFTGGAAGVYGNATGGRRGAIAGGFVNGLLITFLPALLVQVIGMIGNTTFGDTDFGWYGILLGNAAKLGSWPGAVVMVLIGVLLLVLAVLVQRKLVDTGWDPSPGREMPVAAGADSAPVPAGRSYPKIPPPAGAPKPPPPPQ, encoded by the coding sequence ACGCTGGGCTTCCTGCTGATCGGCGCGGGCGCCACCCTGGTGGTGAAATCGCTGGAACCGTTGGGGGTGATGATCTCCGGGGCGGCCGGCCAACAGGGCGTGGTGCCCACCAATGAGGCCATCGTCGGCATCGCGCAGCAGGAGTTCGGCGCGCGGGTGGCCTGGCTGATGATCCTCGGCTTCGCGATCAGCCTGGTGCTGGCGCGGTTCACCCCGCTGCACTACGTCTTCCTGACCGGGCATCACATCCTGTTCATGGCGACCCTGCTGACCATGGTGCTGGCCACCGGCGAGCTCCCCGCCTGGGCGGTGATCGTCCTCGGCGGGTTCCTGCTGGCGGTGGTGATGGTGTCCCTGCCGGCCATCTCCCAGCCCTGGACCCGACGGATCACCGGCGACGACTCCATCGCCATCGGGCACTTCGGCACCCTGGGCTACATCGCCTCCGGCATCACCGGACGGTTCGTCGGCGGCGCCAAGAGCAAGTCCACCGAGGACCTGAAACTGCCCGAGGGGCTGCGCTTCCTGCGCGATTCGATGGTCGCCACCGCGCTGTCGATGGTGCTGATGTACCTGGTGGTGTCGCTGATCTACCTGAGCCGGGTCGGCGGCGACACCGCGTTCACCGCCTACGCCGACGACACCGGGGCCGGCGCGGCGACCGGCGTCGGCAACTTCCTGATGAAGGGGGTCACCGAGGGCCTGAGCTTCGGCGTGGCCGTCGCGGTGATCCTGTTCGGCGTCCGGACCATCCTGGGCGAGTTGGTGCCGGCCTTCCAGGGCATCGCCGAGCGGGTGGTGCCCGGCGCGGTCCCGGCCCTGGACGCGCCGATCGTCTTCCCGTACGCGCAGAACGCGGTGCTGATCGGCTTCCTGTCCAGCTTCGCCGCCGGACTGGTCGGGCTGGCGGTGCTGTCGCTGTGGCTCGGCCCGGCGTTCGGGTTGGTGCTGGTGCTACCCGGACTGGTGCCGCACTTCTTCACCGGCGGCGCGGCGGGCGTGTACGGCAACGCCACCGGCGGGCGGCGCGGCGCGATCGCCGGCGGTTTCGTCAACGGCCTGCTGATCACCTTCCTGCCCGCGCTGCTGGTGCAGGTGATCGGCATGATCGGCAACACCACCTTCGGCGACACCGACTTCGGTTGGTACGGCATCCTGCTCGGCAACGCCGCCAAGCTGGGCTCCTGGCCGGGCGCGGTGGTGATGGTGCTGATCGGGGTGCTGCTGCTGGTGCTGGCGGTGCTGGTGCAGCGCAAGCTGGTGGACACCGGGTGGGACCCGTCACCGGGCCGGGAGATGCCGGTCGCGGCTGGCGCGGACAGCGCGCCGGTTCCGGCGGGCCGCAGCTACCCGAAGATCCCGCCGCCGGCCGGAGCGCCCAAGCCGCCTCCCCCGCCGCAGTAA
- a CDS encoding D-alanyl-D-alanine carboxypeptidase family protein codes for MGTSRSRTSRLSALTAALLMVVAPVLFAPSAIADPEPDAPAVPECPYKVSTPPAVDASEVPKPGDPTPGPLPVPVKTVGGDALSNCGIITAEGAGPAPEDVSAEAWLLADLDTGEIIAARDPHGRHRPASVIKVLIAMQSLNELNLNKPVAGTIEDARTEGSKAGVNPGGTYTVNDLLHGLLMVSGNDTATALAGQLGGMPATMGKINTLASQLGARDTRAATPSGLDGPGMSTSAYDVGLFYRYAWSNPAFAQIVGTRSYFFPGDPERPGYEMENDNKLLHNYPGALGGKTGYTDDAGQTFVGAAERDGRRLVAVLLRGTRVPIAPWEQAARLLDYGFGTEPGTSVGQLVEPDPALVAPEPDVAEDTAIKALDLLPAADATPVRVGVGVVGSLVVFALIMGARSFNRRAI; via the coding sequence ATGGGGACCTCACGATCACGCACCAGCAGGCTGTCCGCGCTGACCGCAGCGCTGCTCATGGTCGTCGCTCCGGTGCTGTTCGCGCCGAGCGCGATCGCCGACCCCGAACCCGACGCCCCCGCGGTACCGGAGTGCCCGTACAAGGTCAGCACCCCGCCCGCCGTCGACGCCTCCGAGGTGCCCAAGCCCGGTGACCCGACCCCCGGGCCGCTGCCGGTCCCGGTCAAGACCGTCGGCGGCGACGCGCTGAGCAACTGCGGAATCATCACCGCCGAGGGCGCCGGTCCCGCGCCCGAGGACGTCTCCGCCGAGGCCTGGCTGCTGGCGGACCTGGACACCGGCGAGATCATCGCCGCCCGCGACCCGCACGGCCGGCACCGCCCGGCCTCGGTGATCAAGGTGCTGATCGCCATGCAGTCGCTCAACGAGCTCAATCTGAACAAGCCGGTCGCCGGCACCATCGAGGACGCCCGCACCGAGGGCAGCAAGGCCGGGGTGAACCCGGGCGGCACCTACACCGTCAACGATCTGCTGCACGGCCTGCTGATGGTGTCCGGCAACGACACCGCCACCGCTCTGGCCGGTCAGCTCGGCGGCATGCCCGCCACCATGGGCAAGATCAACACCCTGGCCAGCCAGCTCGGCGCCCGGGACACCCGCGCGGCGACCCCGTCGGGCCTGGACGGCCCCGGCATGAGCACCTCCGCCTACGACGTCGGCCTGTTTTACCGCTACGCCTGGTCGAACCCGGCGTTCGCACAGATCGTCGGCACCCGCAGCTACTTCTTCCCGGGCGACCCGGAGCGGCCCGGGTACGAGATGGAGAACGACAACAAGCTGCTGCACAACTACCCCGGGGCTCTCGGCGGCAAGACCGGCTACACCGACGACGCCGGGCAGACCTTCGTCGGAGCCGCCGAGCGCGACGGTCGACGGCTGGTCGCGGTGCTGCTGCGCGGCACCCGGGTGCCGATCGCGCCGTGGGAGCAGGCCGCCCGGCTGCTGGACTACGGGTTCGGCACCGAGCCGGGCACCTCGGTCGGCCAACTCGTCGAGCCGGATCCGGCGCTGGTCGCGCCCGAGCCCGACGTCGCCGAAGACACCGCCATCAAGGCCCTCGACCTGCTTCCGGCCGCCGACGCCACCCCGGTTCGGGTGGGTGTCGGGGTGGTCGGCTCGCTGGTGGTGTTCGCGCTGATCATGGGCGCCCGGTCGTTCAATCGCCGCGCGATCTAG
- a CDS encoding NAD(P)H-dependent flavin oxidoreductase: MSISTPWSRRMGLALPIVNAPMGGAAGGRLAAAVTAAGGLGMIGMGSAATPEALATELAELFELGPLGGPRPFGIGLVHWVMTDNPALLDTALAVAPTALSVSFGDEFSWVCRAHDAGALAVTQVADVDAARRAAGAGVDVLVARGAEGGGHGEPRIGTLPLLAEVLDAVDVPVLAAGGVSTGRALAAVLAAGAAGAWLGTVLTTCAEALTRPGDRDLLLGAGSAQTALTAEFDVAAGYRWPASQPERVLIDAAGTALPVNAGQGVGSVRSSRPAAEVVASLAEDAAALLRRVGAEVL; the protein is encoded by the coding sequence ATGTCGATTTCCACACCCTGGAGCCGCCGGATGGGGCTCGCGCTGCCGATCGTCAACGCGCCGATGGGTGGCGCGGCCGGGGGCCGGCTCGCCGCGGCGGTCACCGCGGCCGGCGGTCTGGGCATGATCGGGATGGGCAGCGCGGCCACCCCCGAGGCGTTGGCCACCGAACTGGCCGAACTGTTCGAGCTCGGCCCGTTGGGCGGGCCGCGGCCGTTCGGCATCGGGCTGGTGCACTGGGTGATGACGGACAATCCGGCGCTGCTGGACACCGCGCTGGCGGTCGCGCCGACGGCGCTGAGCGTCAGCTTCGGCGACGAGTTCTCCTGGGTCTGCCGCGCCCACGACGCGGGGGCGCTGGCGGTGACTCAAGTCGCCGACGTCGACGCCGCCCGACGGGCCGCCGGTGCGGGCGTCGACGTGCTGGTGGCGCGCGGGGCCGAGGGCGGCGGGCACGGGGAGCCACGGATCGGCACGCTGCCGCTGCTGGCGGAGGTGCTCGACGCCGTCGACGTCCCGGTGCTGGCCGCCGGCGGGGTGTCCACCGGCCGGGCACTTGCCGCGGTGTTGGCCGCTGGGGCCGCCGGAGCGTGGCTGGGCACTGTGCTGACCACCTGCGCCGAGGCGCTGACCAGGCCGGGGGACCGGGACCTGCTGCTGGGCGCGGGCTCCGCGCAGACCGCCCTGACCGCCGAGTTCGACGTCGCCGCGGGCTACCGCTGGCCGGCGTCGCAGCCGGAGCGGGTGCTGATCGACGCCGCCGGGACCGCGCTGCCCGTCAACGCCGGTCAGGGCGTCGGATCGGTGCGATCGTCGCGACCGGCCGCCGAGGTGGTCGCCTCGTTGGCCGAGGACGCGGCCGCGCTGCTGCGGCGGGTGGGCGCCGAGGTGCTGTGA
- a CDS encoding DMT family transporter, translating into MAWFVLIVSGALEAVWATALGRSDGLTRGVPTAVFGVALIASMLGLGYAMRTLPTGTSYAVWVGIGAALTVGYAMATGGESASPVKIALLVMLIGAVVGLQLVGQ; encoded by the coding sequence ATGGCTTGGTTCGTGTTGATCGTCTCGGGCGCCCTGGAAGCGGTGTGGGCCACCGCGCTGGGTCGCTCCGACGGACTGACCCGCGGCGTCCCGACGGCGGTGTTCGGCGTCGCTCTGATCGCGTCGATGCTGGGTCTCGGCTACGCCATGCGCACCCTGCCCACCGGCACCAGTTACGCGGTGTGGGTGGGCATCGGCGCGGCGCTGACCGTCGGCTACGCCATGGCCACCGGCGGCGAATCGGCGTCACCGGTCAAGATCGCGCTGCTGGTCATGCTGATCGGCGCGGTGGTGGGGCTGCAGCTCGTCGGTCAGTGA
- the yhjD gene encoding inner membrane protein YhjD, whose amino-acid sequence MTETAQTETAQTETAQIEEKKPGLLDRLRTRWHWFDHVWRAQLRYNDSKGDFYAAGITYYTIFSIFPLLMVGFATGGFVLVNHPELLDHIENQIRSSISGDLGTQVIDLMDSAIASRTSVGVIGLATALWAGLGWMANVREALTQMWGQYRSVKPTFVRGKLSDLLALATTGLALALTIGLTALRNTPLLANLLDWLGVPDSPLTSALLRTASLLISVLVAWMMFSWMIARLPREHASIRSCLRAGLIAAVGFEAFKQVASIYLKSVLTGPAGATFGPVLGLMVFAYVTARLVLFATAWAATARENRAEDVIEPPSEPAVINNRVIAPAPLAPAQAAAAALAGAAGALGWSRWRNRRH is encoded by the coding sequence ATGACCGAAACCGCGCAGACCGAAACCGCGCAGACCGAGACTGCGCAGATCGAGGAGAAGAAGCCCGGCCTGCTGGACCGGCTGCGCACGCGTTGGCATTGGTTCGACCACGTGTGGCGCGCCCAGCTGCGCTACAACGACAGCAAAGGCGATTTCTACGCCGCGGGCATCACCTACTACACGATCTTCTCGATCTTCCCGCTGCTGATGGTCGGCTTCGCCACCGGCGGTTTCGTGCTGGTCAACCACCCGGAGCTACTGGACCACATCGAGAATCAGATCCGCTCGTCAATCAGCGGCGACTTGGGCACCCAGGTCATCGACCTGATGGACTCGGCGATCGCGTCGCGCACCTCGGTCGGTGTGATCGGTCTGGCGACCGCGTTGTGGGCCGGGCTGGGCTGGATGGCCAACGTCCGCGAGGCGCTGACCCAGATGTGGGGCCAGTACCGCAGCGTGAAGCCGACGTTCGTTCGCGGCAAGCTGTCGGACCTGCTCGCGTTGGCGACCACCGGGCTGGCGCTGGCGCTGACCATCGGCCTGACCGCGCTGCGCAACACCCCGCTGTTGGCGAATCTGCTGGACTGGCTGGGCGTGCCCGACTCGCCGCTGACCTCGGCCTTGCTGCGCACCGCGTCGCTGCTGATCTCGGTGCTGGTGGCGTGGATGATGTTCTCCTGGATGATCGCCCGGCTGCCGCGCGAGCACGCCAGCATCCGGTCCTGCCTGCGCGCCGGCCTGATCGCCGCGGTGGGATTCGAGGCGTTCAAGCAGGTCGCCTCGATCTACCTGAAGTCGGTGCTGACCGGCCCCGCCGGGGCGACGTTCGGCCCGGTGCTGGGTCTGATGGTGTTCGCCTACGTCACCGCGCGTCTGGTGTTGTTCGCCACCGCGTGGGCGGCCACCGCACGGGAGAACCGCGCCGAGGACGTCATCGAACCGCCGTCGGAGCCTGCCGTCATCAACAACCGGGTCATCGCTCCGGCGCCGTTGGCTCCCGCCCAGGCGGCCGCCGCGGCGTTGGCCGGCGCCGCCGGCGCGCTGGGCTGGTCGCGGTGGCGCAACCGGCGTCACTGA
- the trpS gene encoding tryptophan--tRNA ligase, with protein MSAKQVVFSGAQPTSDSLHLGNALGAVEQWKAMQDDYDAYFCVVDLHAITVAQDPAELRRRTLVTAAQYLALGIDPARSTVFAQSHVPAHAELAWVLGCFTGFGQASRMTQFKDKSVRHGAEATTVGLFTYPVLMAADILLYDTDRVPVGEDQRQHLELARDLAQRFNARFPDMFTVPEPMIPKATAKIYDLADPTVKMSKSAATDAGLIGLLDDPARTAKKIRSAVTDSEREIRFDTEAKPGVSNLLTIQSAITGASIDALVEGYAGRGYGDLKKETAEVVVDYVTPIRARVNELLSDSGELESVLAAGAQRACEVSERTLGRVYDALGFLPRR; from the coding sequence ATGAGTGCCAAGCAAGTCGTCTTCTCCGGAGCCCAACCCACCTCTGACTCACTGCACCTGGGCAACGCCCTGGGCGCCGTCGAGCAGTGGAAGGCCATGCAGGACGACTACGACGCCTACTTCTGCGTCGTGGACCTGCACGCCATCACCGTCGCGCAGGACCCCGCCGAGCTGCGCCGCCGCACCCTGGTGACCGCCGCGCAGTACCTGGCGCTGGGCATCGACCCGGCCCGCTCGACGGTGTTCGCGCAGTCCCACGTCCCGGCGCACGCCGAACTGGCCTGGGTGCTGGGCTGTTTCACGGGTTTCGGGCAGGCGTCGCGGATGACGCAGTTCAAGGACAAGTCGGTGCGCCACGGCGCGGAGGCCACCACCGTCGGGCTGTTCACCTACCCGGTGCTGATGGCCGCCGACATCCTGCTCTACGACACCGACCGGGTGCCCGTCGGCGAGGACCAGCGTCAGCACCTGGAGTTGGCCCGCGACCTGGCGCAGCGCTTCAACGCCCGATTCCCGGACATGTTCACCGTGCCCGAGCCGATGATCCCCAAGGCCACCGCCAAGATCTACGACCTGGCCGATCCGACGGTGAAGATGAGCAAGTCCGCGGCCACCGACGCCGGGCTGATCGGGCTGCTCGACGACCCGGCGCGGACCGCCAAGAAGATCCGCTCCGCGGTCACCGACAGCGAGCGCGAGATCCGGTTCGACACCGAGGCCAAACCCGGTGTCTCCAACCTGCTGACCATCCAGTCCGCGATCACCGGCGCGTCGATCGACGCGCTGGTCGAGGGCTACGCCGGCCGCGGCTACGGGGACCTGAAAAAGGAGACCGCCGAGGTCGTCGTCGACTACGTCACCCCGATCCGGGCGCGGGTCAACGAACTGCTGTCCGACAGCGGCGAGCTGGAGTCGGTGCTCGCCGCCGGCGCGCAGCGGGCCTGCGAGGTGTCTGAGCGCACCCTCGGGCGGGTATACGACGCCTTAGGATTCCTTCCGCGACGGTGA
- a CDS encoding exodeoxyribonuclease III, which produces MILTTINVNGIRAAVKQRSTDNLGLLAWLKLTRADVICLQETRANDDQLADALEPALADGWRLASATSAAKGRNGVAVLSRRPFTDVRAGCGHDEFADHGRYLEVDLDDDGRTLTVASIYVPTGEAETERQREKERFLDATAARMAELVSRDDAQAVLCGDWNIAPAEVDLKNWKGNLKKAGFLPEERQWVADRLAGGWSDVVRGLHPDVAGPYSWWSWRGQAFDNDSGWRIDYQLATAGLAARARSGGTERFGAYALRWTDHAPVTVEYV; this is translated from the coding sequence ATGATCCTCACCACCATCAACGTCAACGGGATCCGAGCCGCGGTGAAACAGCGCTCCACCGACAACCTGGGCCTGCTGGCCTGGCTGAAACTCACCCGCGCCGACGTCATCTGTCTGCAGGAGACCCGGGCCAACGACGATCAGCTCGCCGACGCGCTGGAACCGGCGCTGGCCGACGGCTGGCGCCTGGCGTCGGCCACCTCGGCGGCCAAGGGCCGCAACGGGGTGGCGGTGCTGTCCCGGCGCCCGTTCACCGACGTCCGGGCCGGCTGCGGGCACGACGAGTTCGCCGACCACGGCCGGTACCTGGAGGTCGACCTCGACGACGACGGCCGCACTCTGACGGTGGCCAGCATCTACGTGCCCACCGGCGAGGCCGAGACCGAGCGGCAGCGGGAGAAGGAACGCTTCCTGGACGCCACCGCTGCCCGGATGGCCGAACTGGTGTCCCGCGACGACGCGCAGGCGGTGCTGTGCGGGGACTGGAACATCGCCCCGGCCGAGGTGGACCTGAAGAACTGGAAGGGCAACCTCAAGAAGGCCGGCTTCCTGCCCGAGGAACGTCAGTGGGTCGCCGACCGACTGGCCGGCGGCTGGTCGGACGTCGTGCGCGGGCTGCACCCGGACGTGGCCGGACCGTACAGCTGGTGGAGCTGGCGCGGGCAGGCGTTCGACAACGACTCTGGCTGGCGGATCGACTACCAGCTGGCCACCGCGGGTCTGGCGGCCCGGGCGCGCTCCGGCGGCACCGAGCGGTTCGGCGCCTACGCGCTGCGCTGGACCGACCACGCCCCGGTCACCGTCGAATACGTGTGA
- a CDS encoding alpha/beta fold hydrolase — MRPVRDPIHEGSGEPVVLLHPFMMSQNVWKDVAPIMAATGRFEVYAPTMPGHNGGVKSRFFLDTAELADDIERRMDELGWETAHIVGNSLGGWVAFELMRRGRARTLTAIAPAGGWHHLSPVKFEIVGKFVAGLPVWMVAKVLGQRVLRFPFTRWFASVPISSTPERLPEADLPNIIDDVTNCPAYFQLLVKALLLPGLAELANADAPTNLVICDKDRVLPHPRFTRQFMRELPPEHVVTHLNRSGHIPMFEDPERTAKLIMGFIEEHAGSDRGQRPA; from the coding sequence ATGAGGCCCGTTCGCGATCCCATCCACGAAGGCTCCGGCGAGCCGGTCGTGCTGCTGCACCCGTTCATGATGAGCCAGAACGTGTGGAAGGACGTCGCGCCGATCATGGCCGCGACCGGCCGGTTCGAGGTGTACGCGCCGACCATGCCCGGCCACAACGGCGGGGTGAAATCGCGGTTCTTCCTCGACACCGCCGAACTCGCCGACGACATCGAGCGGCGGATGGACGAGCTGGGCTGGGAAACCGCGCACATCGTCGGGAACTCGCTGGGCGGCTGGGTGGCCTTCGAGCTGATGCGCCGCGGCCGGGCCCGCACCCTCACCGCGATCGCGCCAGCCGGCGGCTGGCACCACCTGTCGCCGGTGAAGTTCGAAATCGTCGGCAAGTTCGTCGCCGGCCTGCCGGTGTGGATGGTCGCCAAGGTGCTCGGCCAGCGGGTGCTGCGGTTCCCGTTCACCCGGTGGTTCGCCAGCGTGCCGATCAGCTCCACCCCCGAGCGGCTGCCCGAGGCCGACCTGCCGAACATCATCGACGACGTCACCAACTGTCCGGCCTACTTCCAGCTGCTGGTCAAGGCGCTGCTGCTGCCCGGACTCGCCGAACTGGCAAACGCCGACGCCCCGACCAACCTGGTCATCTGCGACAAGGACCGGGTGCTGCCGCACCCGCGGTTCACCCGTCAGTTCATGCGCGAACTGCCCCCGGAGCACGTCGTCACCCACCTGAACCGGTCCGGGCACATCCCGATGTTCGAGGACCCGGAGCGGACCGCGAAGCTCATCATGGGCTTCATCGAGGAGCACGCCGGATCCGACCGCGGCCAGCGGCCCGCCTGA
- a CDS encoding bifunctional o-acetylhomoserine/o-acetylserine sulfhydrylase, translating into MSSPTDWSFETKQVHAGQQPDPTTGARALPIYQTTSYVFDSTDHAAALFSLAEPGNIYTRLMNPTADVVEQRVAALEGGVAGLFVSSGQAAETLAILNLAGAGDHIVSSPRLYGGTYNLFHHSLAKLGIEVTFVEDPDNLEQWWQAIRPNTKAFFGETISNPQIDIFDVPGVATIAHDHGIPLIVDNTIASPYLIQPISLGADIVVHSATKYLGGHGTSIAGVIVDGGNFDWTQGRFPGFTEPDPSYHGLVFADLGAPAFALKARVQLLRDLGSAGSPFNAFLIAQGIETLSLRMERHVANAQVVAEFLQTRPEVTAVNYAGLPSSPWFERAQLLAPRGAGAVLSFELAGGAPAGKAFVEALTLHSHVANIGDVRSLVIHPASTTHQQLSAEEQLASGVTPGLVRLSVGIEGIEDILADLERGLAATAAV; encoded by the coding sequence GTGTCATCCCCCACAGACTGGTCCTTTGAGACCAAGCAGGTCCATGCCGGCCAGCAACCCGACCCCACCACCGGGGCTCGGGCGCTGCCGATCTACCAGACCACCTCGTATGTGTTCGACAGCACCGATCACGCGGCGGCGCTGTTCAGTCTGGCCGAGCCTGGCAACATCTACACCCGGCTGATGAACCCCACCGCCGACGTGGTCGAGCAGCGGGTGGCCGCCCTCGAGGGCGGCGTCGCCGGGCTGTTCGTGTCCTCCGGGCAGGCCGCCGAGACCCTGGCGATCCTGAACCTGGCCGGCGCCGGGGACCACATCGTGAGTTCGCCGCGGCTCTACGGCGGCACCTACAACCTGTTCCACCACTCGCTGGCCAAGCTGGGCATCGAGGTCACCTTCGTCGAGGACCCCGACAATCTCGAGCAGTGGTGGCAGGCGATCCGGCCGAACACCAAGGCGTTCTTCGGCGAGACGATCTCGAACCCGCAGATCGACATTTTCGATGTGCCCGGCGTCGCCACCATCGCCCACGATCACGGCATCCCGCTGATCGTCGACAACACCATCGCCAGCCCCTACCTGATCCAGCCGATCAGCCTGGGCGCGGACATCGTGGTGCACTCGGCGACGAAATACCTTGGCGGGCATGGCACGTCGATCGCCGGGGTGATCGTCGACGGCGGCAACTTCGATTGGACCCAGGGACGGTTCCCCGGCTTCACCGAGCCCGACCCGAGCTATCACGGGCTGGTGTTCGCCGATCTGGGCGCGCCGGCGTTCGCGCTTAAGGCCCGGGTGCAACTGCTGCGCGACCTGGGGTCAGCCGGCTCGCCGTTCAACGCGTTCCTCATCGCCCAGGGCATCGAGACGCTGAGCCTGCGGATGGAGCGGCACGTCGCCAACGCCCAGGTGGTCGCGGAGTTCCTGCAGACCCGTCCCGAGGTGACAGCAGTGAATTACGCCGGGCTGCCCAGCTCGCCGTGGTTCGAGCGGGCCCAGCTGCTGGCGCCCCGCGGCGCCGGCGCGGTGCTGTCCTTCGAATTGGCCGGCGGCGCGCCCGCGGGCAAGGCGTTCGTCGAGGCGTTGACGCTGCACAGCCACGTCGCCAATATCGGCGACGTCCGCTCGCTGGTGATCCACCCGGCCTCGACGACCCATCAGCAGCTCTCCGCCGAGGAGCAGCTCGCGTCCGGGGTCACCCCCGGCCTGGTGCGGCTGTCGGTCGGCATCGAGGGCATCGAGGACATCCTGGCCGATCTGGAGCGCGGCCTGGCCGCGACTGCCGCCGTCTAG
- the metX gene encoding homoserine O-acetyltransferase MetX — MTIFEIPTTAILPAEGEIGVVNIGALTLENGAVLDDVSIAVQRWGELSPTRDNVVVALHALTGDSHLVGPAGPGHPTPGWWDGIAGPGAAIDTDRWCVIATNVLGGCRGSTGPGSLARDGRAWGSRFPQVTVRDQVAADVAALAALGITEVAALLGGSLGGARALEWAVSHPDAVRAALVVAVGARATADQIGTQTSQIAAIKADPNWCGGDYHGTGRSPDTGLAIARRFAHLTYRGETELDDRFGDGAQGDEDPLSGGRFAVQSYLEYQGDKLVGRFDAGTYVALSDALSTHDVGRGRGGVAAALRGCPVPTVVGGITTDRLYPLRLQQEMAELLPGCAGLEIIDSPYGHDGFLIEADTVAALVRRTLALAEQR; from the coding sequence GTGACCATTTTCGAGATTCCCACGACCGCCATCCTGCCCGCCGAGGGCGAGATCGGCGTCGTCAACATCGGCGCCCTGACGCTGGAGAACGGGGCGGTGCTCGACGACGTCAGCATCGCCGTGCAGCGCTGGGGCGAACTGTCGCCGACCCGCGACAACGTGGTGGTGGCGCTGCACGCGCTGACCGGCGACTCGCACCTGGTCGGCCCGGCCGGTCCGGGGCACCCCACCCCCGGTTGGTGGGACGGCATCGCCGGACCGGGCGCCGCGATCGACACCGACCGCTGGTGCGTCATCGCCACCAATGTGCTGGGCGGCTGCCGCGGCTCCACCGGCCCGGGCTCGCTGGCCCGCGACGGCCGGGCCTGGGGCTCGCGGTTCCCGCAGGTGACCGTCCGCGACCAGGTGGCCGCCGACGTCGCGGCGCTGGCCGCCCTGGGCATCACCGAGGTGGCGGCACTGCTGGGCGGCTCGCTCGGCGGCGCGCGGGCGCTGGAATGGGCCGTCAGCCATCCGGATGCGGTGCGCGCGGCGCTGGTGGTGGCGGTCGGCGCACGGGCCACCGCCGATCAGATCGGCACCCAGACCAGCCAGATCGCGGCCATCAAGGCCGACCCGAACTGGTGCGGCGGGGACTATCACGGCACCGGCCGCAGCCCGGACACCGGACTGGCGATCGCCCGCCGCTTCGCGCACCTGACCTACCGCGGCGAAACCGAACTCGACGACCGATTCGGCGACGGCGCCCAGGGCGACGAGGATCCGCTGTCCGGCGGCCGCTTCGCGGTGCAGAGCTACCTGGAGTACCAGGGCGACAAGCTGGTCGGCCGGTTCGACGCCGGCACCTACGTGGCGCTCTCGGACGCCCTGAGCACCCACGACGTCGGCCGCGGCCGCGGCGGGGTGGCCGCCGCGCTGCGCGGTTGTCCGGTGCCGACGGTGGTCGGCGGCATCACCACCGACCGGCTGTACCCGCTGCGGCTGCAGCAGGAGATGGCCGAGCTGCTGCCCGGCTGCGCCGGCCTGGAGATCATCGACTCCCCCTACGGGCACGACGGGTTCCTGATCGAGGCCGACACGGTGGCCGCGCTGGTCCGCCGCACGCTGGCGCTGGCGGAGCAGCGGTGA